The following coding sequences are from one Sphaeramia orbicularis chromosome 11, fSphaOr1.1, whole genome shotgun sequence window:
- the satb1a gene encoding DNA-binding protein SATB1a isoform X1: MEEGLVGFGCNFPGRAETEYLSYMKTLSVKPQMDPLCNGTKKTEGSDPLVEPRPPPAKLARLEQDGAGPSAQERSKQGSPGAKKTCLVQKPPTVRPQSKSWHSRGSLLPVFCVVEHRESPLEGVRREDHAEFVLIKRDLLFNQLIEMALLTLGYSHSSAAQAKGLIQVGRWNPVPLSCVTDAPDATVADMLQDIYHVITLKIQLHSCPKLEDLPAEQWSHSTVRNALKELLKEMNQSSLAKECPLSQSMISSIVNSTYYANVSAAKCHEFGRWYKHFKKTKFFKASLSDIDSFSDHSSHVPLTQQPITSSPTEQTSTLVFPRGGVASICSRSSLALRPSGMVTQPLNPQMVSQQLVMAQFLNQQSFVSHMLAGQFLPPSPQQYLNHPPVGRPPAKVFPKVSEVPQGPQQAQCGPVGGISAMAQSQTGSVSFVGPTDVPSDIYQCVREELKRAGISQAIFARVAFNRTQGLLSEILRKEEDPKHASQSLLVNLRAMYGFLQLPEAERERIYQEEKERSLTGFTPNCSNTPPRSTQARLSPVTGDRMLRVDNGALSVSSAIYEEIQHEMKRAKVSQAMFAKVAVSKSQGWLCELLHWKEDPSPENRTLWENLCTIRQFLNLPQSERDAIYEQESTNNSAQQHCTERLALFTNDNTLYQRISPLSQPHHLQPHQTSQPEAGPHLSPRQPCATSPADSEAGGNWGHLRVCLQGRGSLGEREDTKDWFEGGGGDRASFGEDQGCTARINGTEKDEQLRNGNMGKEGINEISEDRKECRVKEKLSMNRFSLKGEDRVRAGVPSDVGNETESGPRVQGVGLKVSHEAMGILQSFIQDVGLNPDEEAIYTLSAQLGLPKQIIRSFFNSQDHGQKQEQDKHWYHSQTRKHSHINVETNTSQVERTTEDKEEEEDEEEEEEGGGPQGNTETEQKQEERQIQKDDTSEMIILKELDVGTQTIQPLKEEQESYI, encoded by the exons ATGGAAGAAGGTCTGGTAGGATTTGGTTGCAACTTCCCAGGACGAGCTGAAACTGAATATCTCAGCTACATGAAAACTTTGAG tgtaaAACCACAGATGGACCCACTGTGCAATGGAACCAAGAAAACTGAGGGCAGCGATCCACTTGTAGAACCCAGACCCCCTCCTGCCAAGCTGGCTCGTCTGGAACAAGACGGCGCGGGACCCTCAGCCCAGGAGAGAAGCAAACAAGGGAGTCCGGGGGCCAAAAAAACCTGCCTGGTGCAGAAACCCCCCACAGTGAGGCCACAGAGCAAGAGCTGGCACAGCAGAG GGAGCCTGCTGCCAGTGTTCTGTGTGGTGGAGCACAGGGAGAGCCCTCTGGAGGGAGTCCGGCGAGAGGACCATGCAGAGTTTGTGTTGATCAAGCGAGATCTGCTCTTCAACCAGCTGATAGAGATGGCCCTGCTGACCCTGGGGTATTCTCACAGTTCTGCTGCACAGGCCAAag GTCTGATCCAGGTGGGCAGGTGGAACCCCGTACCTCTGTCCTGTGTTACAGATGCTCCTGACGCCACAGTAGCTGACATGCTGCAGGACATATACCATGTAATCACTCTAAAAATACAACTGCACAG TTGTCCTAAATTGGAGGACCTGCCAGCTGAGCAGTGGAGTCACTCCACAGTGAGAAATGCACTAAAGGAGCTTCTCAAGGAAATGAACCAGAGCTCCCTGGCCAAGGAGTGTCCGCTTTCACAG AGTATGATATCATCTATTGTAAATAGCACTTACTATGCAAATGTCTCAGCTGCCAAGTGTCATGAGTTTGGTCGGTGGTACAAGCACTTCAAAAAGACCAAATTCTTCAAGG CCTCTCTGTCAGATATCGACAGCTTCTCTGACCATTCCTCACACGTTCCTCTCACCCAGCAGCCAATCACAAGTAGCCCAACTGAGCAGACCTCCACCCTTGTGTTTCCCCGTGGAGGAGTAGCCAGTATCTGCAGTCGTTCTTCCCTCGCTCTCCGTCCGTCGGGGATGGTAACCCAACCACTCAACCCCCAGATGGTCAGCCAGCAGCTGGTTATGGCCCAGTTTCTGAACCAGCAGTCTTTTGTTAGCCACATGCTAGCTGGCCAGTTCCTCCCTCCATCCCCACAGCAGTATCTCAACCACCCGCCTGTGGGGAGGCCTCCTGCTAAGGTGTTCCCCAAGGTGTCTGAGGTGCCCCAAGGGCCGCAGCAGGCCCAGTGTGGCCCAGTGGGAGGCATCTCAGCTATGGCACAAAGCCAGACAGGGTCGGTGTCGTTTGTGGGTCCCACAGATGTGCCAAGTGATATCTACCAGTGTGTGAGGGAGGAACTGAAGAGAGCCGGAATCTCCCAAGCCATCTTTGCTCGTGTGGCCTTCAACAGGACTCAG GGTCTTCTCTCTGAGATCCTGCGTAAGGAAGAAGACCCTAAGCACGCCTCTCAGTCTCTGCTGGTCAACCTGCGAGCCATGTACGGCTTTCTGCAGCTGCCTGAGGCTGAGAGAGAACGCATCTACCAGGAAGAGAAAGAACGGAGCCTGACGGGATTCACACCCAACTGCAGCAACACGCCACCGAGATCAACCCAG GCAAGATTGTCTCCGGTTACAGGAGACAGGATGTTGAGGGTGGACAACGGCGCCCTCAGTGTCAGCTCTGCGATCTATGAGGAGATTCAGCATGAGATGAAGCGGGCCAAGGTGTCCCAGGCCATGTTTGCAAAAGTGGCAGTTTCCAAGAGCCAG GGCTGGCTGTGTGAGCTGCTGCACTGGAAAGAAGATCCAAGTCCAGAGAACCGGACTCTGTGGGAGAACCTGTGCACGATTCGTCAGTTCCTCAACCTGCCCCAGTCGGAACGGGACGCCATTTATGAACAGGAAAGCACCAACAACTCTGCACAGCAGCACTGCACCGAGAGGCTGGCTCTGTTCACTAATGATAATACGCTG TACCAACGAATCTCTCCACTGTCACAGCCACATCACCTTCAACCTCACCAAACTTCGCAGCCAGAGGCGGGACCTCACTTGTCTCCACGGCAACCATGCGCCACATCACCAGCAGACAGTGAAGCTGGGGGTAACTGGGGACACTTGAGAGTGTGTTTGCAGGGCAGAGGTAGCCTCGGTGAGAGAGAGGACACTAAGGATTGGTttgaagggggaggaggagacaggGCCAGCTTTGGAGAGGACCAAGGTTGCACCGCAAGAATAAATGGCACAGAAAAAGATGAGCAGCTAAGAAATGGAAATATGGGTAAGGAAGGCATAAATGAGATCAGTGAAGATAGAAAAGAATGCAGGGTCAAGGAGAAGCTCTCCATGAACAGGTTCAGCTTAAAGGGTGAGGACAGAGTTAGAGCTGGGGTTCCTTCTGATGTAGGTAATGAAACTGAAAGTGGACCAAGGGTCCAGGGTGTGGGCTTAAAAGTGTCTCATGAAGCAATGGGAATCCTGCAGAGCTTCATCCAGGATGTGGGCCTCAACCCGGACGAGGAGGCGATCTACACGCTGTCGGCTCAGCTCGGTCTACCTAAACAGATCATCCGCAGCTTCTTCAACAGTCAAGACCACGGACAGAAACAAGAGCAAGATAAGCATTGGTACCACAGCCAGACCCGAAAACACAGCCACATAAATGTAGAAACAAACACGTCCCAGGTAGAGAGAACTACAGAGgataaagaagaggaggaagacgaggaggaggaggaggaaggtggtGGACCACAAGGGAATACCGAAACAGAGCAAAAACAGGAAGAGAGGCAAATCCAGAAGGATGACACAAGTGAAATGATCATTTTAAAGGAGTTGGATGTTGGTACTCAAACCATTCAACCTCTGAAAGAAGAGCAGGAGAGCTACATCTAA
- the satb1a gene encoding DNA-binding protein SATB1a isoform X2: MICIFCIFLTDPGAPPHAFALTSVKPQMDPLCNGTKKTEGSDPLVEPRPPPAKLARLEQDGAGPSAQERSKQGSPGAKKTCLVQKPPTVRPQSKSWHSRGSLLPVFCVVEHRESPLEGVRREDHAEFVLIKRDLLFNQLIEMALLTLGYSHSSAAQAKGLIQVGRWNPVPLSCVTDAPDATVADMLQDIYHVITLKIQLHSCPKLEDLPAEQWSHSTVRNALKELLKEMNQSSLAKECPLSQSMISSIVNSTYYANVSAAKCHEFGRWYKHFKKTKFFKASLSDIDSFSDHSSHVPLTQQPITSSPTEQTSTLVFPRGGVASICSRSSLALRPSGMVTQPLNPQMVSQQLVMAQFLNQQSFVSHMLAGQFLPPSPQQYLNHPPVGRPPAKVFPKVSEVPQGPQQAQCGPVGGISAMAQSQTGSVSFVGPTDVPSDIYQCVREELKRAGISQAIFARVAFNRTQGLLSEILRKEEDPKHASQSLLVNLRAMYGFLQLPEAERERIYQEEKERSLTGFTPNCSNTPPRSTQARLSPVTGDRMLRVDNGALSVSSAIYEEIQHEMKRAKVSQAMFAKVAVSKSQGWLCELLHWKEDPSPENRTLWENLCTIRQFLNLPQSERDAIYEQESTNNSAQQHCTERLALFTNDNTLYQRISPLSQPHHLQPHQTSQPEAGPHLSPRQPCATSPADSEAGGNWGHLRVCLQGRGSLGEREDTKDWFEGGGGDRASFGEDQGCTARINGTEKDEQLRNGNMGKEGINEISEDRKECRVKEKLSMNRFSLKGEDRVRAGVPSDVGNETESGPRVQGVGLKVSHEAMGILQSFIQDVGLNPDEEAIYTLSAQLGLPKQIIRSFFNSQDHGQKQEQDKHWYHSQTRKHSHINVETNTSQVERTTEDKEEEEDEEEEEEGGGPQGNTETEQKQEERQIQKDDTSEMIILKELDVGTQTIQPLKEEQESYI; encoded by the exons ATGatctgtattttttgtatttttttgactGATCCTGGAGCACCCCCACACGCTTTTGCCCTAACAAG tgtaaAACCACAGATGGACCCACTGTGCAATGGAACCAAGAAAACTGAGGGCAGCGATCCACTTGTAGAACCCAGACCCCCTCCTGCCAAGCTGGCTCGTCTGGAACAAGACGGCGCGGGACCCTCAGCCCAGGAGAGAAGCAAACAAGGGAGTCCGGGGGCCAAAAAAACCTGCCTGGTGCAGAAACCCCCCACAGTGAGGCCACAGAGCAAGAGCTGGCACAGCAGAG GGAGCCTGCTGCCAGTGTTCTGTGTGGTGGAGCACAGGGAGAGCCCTCTGGAGGGAGTCCGGCGAGAGGACCATGCAGAGTTTGTGTTGATCAAGCGAGATCTGCTCTTCAACCAGCTGATAGAGATGGCCCTGCTGACCCTGGGGTATTCTCACAGTTCTGCTGCACAGGCCAAag GTCTGATCCAGGTGGGCAGGTGGAACCCCGTACCTCTGTCCTGTGTTACAGATGCTCCTGACGCCACAGTAGCTGACATGCTGCAGGACATATACCATGTAATCACTCTAAAAATACAACTGCACAG TTGTCCTAAATTGGAGGACCTGCCAGCTGAGCAGTGGAGTCACTCCACAGTGAGAAATGCACTAAAGGAGCTTCTCAAGGAAATGAACCAGAGCTCCCTGGCCAAGGAGTGTCCGCTTTCACAG AGTATGATATCATCTATTGTAAATAGCACTTACTATGCAAATGTCTCAGCTGCCAAGTGTCATGAGTTTGGTCGGTGGTACAAGCACTTCAAAAAGACCAAATTCTTCAAGG CCTCTCTGTCAGATATCGACAGCTTCTCTGACCATTCCTCACACGTTCCTCTCACCCAGCAGCCAATCACAAGTAGCCCAACTGAGCAGACCTCCACCCTTGTGTTTCCCCGTGGAGGAGTAGCCAGTATCTGCAGTCGTTCTTCCCTCGCTCTCCGTCCGTCGGGGATGGTAACCCAACCACTCAACCCCCAGATGGTCAGCCAGCAGCTGGTTATGGCCCAGTTTCTGAACCAGCAGTCTTTTGTTAGCCACATGCTAGCTGGCCAGTTCCTCCCTCCATCCCCACAGCAGTATCTCAACCACCCGCCTGTGGGGAGGCCTCCTGCTAAGGTGTTCCCCAAGGTGTCTGAGGTGCCCCAAGGGCCGCAGCAGGCCCAGTGTGGCCCAGTGGGAGGCATCTCAGCTATGGCACAAAGCCAGACAGGGTCGGTGTCGTTTGTGGGTCCCACAGATGTGCCAAGTGATATCTACCAGTGTGTGAGGGAGGAACTGAAGAGAGCCGGAATCTCCCAAGCCATCTTTGCTCGTGTGGCCTTCAACAGGACTCAG GGTCTTCTCTCTGAGATCCTGCGTAAGGAAGAAGACCCTAAGCACGCCTCTCAGTCTCTGCTGGTCAACCTGCGAGCCATGTACGGCTTTCTGCAGCTGCCTGAGGCTGAGAGAGAACGCATCTACCAGGAAGAGAAAGAACGGAGCCTGACGGGATTCACACCCAACTGCAGCAACACGCCACCGAGATCAACCCAG GCAAGATTGTCTCCGGTTACAGGAGACAGGATGTTGAGGGTGGACAACGGCGCCCTCAGTGTCAGCTCTGCGATCTATGAGGAGATTCAGCATGAGATGAAGCGGGCCAAGGTGTCCCAGGCCATGTTTGCAAAAGTGGCAGTTTCCAAGAGCCAG GGCTGGCTGTGTGAGCTGCTGCACTGGAAAGAAGATCCAAGTCCAGAGAACCGGACTCTGTGGGAGAACCTGTGCACGATTCGTCAGTTCCTCAACCTGCCCCAGTCGGAACGGGACGCCATTTATGAACAGGAAAGCACCAACAACTCTGCACAGCAGCACTGCACCGAGAGGCTGGCTCTGTTCACTAATGATAATACGCTG TACCAACGAATCTCTCCACTGTCACAGCCACATCACCTTCAACCTCACCAAACTTCGCAGCCAGAGGCGGGACCTCACTTGTCTCCACGGCAACCATGCGCCACATCACCAGCAGACAGTGAAGCTGGGGGTAACTGGGGACACTTGAGAGTGTGTTTGCAGGGCAGAGGTAGCCTCGGTGAGAGAGAGGACACTAAGGATTGGTttgaagggggaggaggagacaggGCCAGCTTTGGAGAGGACCAAGGTTGCACCGCAAGAATAAATGGCACAGAAAAAGATGAGCAGCTAAGAAATGGAAATATGGGTAAGGAAGGCATAAATGAGATCAGTGAAGATAGAAAAGAATGCAGGGTCAAGGAGAAGCTCTCCATGAACAGGTTCAGCTTAAAGGGTGAGGACAGAGTTAGAGCTGGGGTTCCTTCTGATGTAGGTAATGAAACTGAAAGTGGACCAAGGGTCCAGGGTGTGGGCTTAAAAGTGTCTCATGAAGCAATGGGAATCCTGCAGAGCTTCATCCAGGATGTGGGCCTCAACCCGGACGAGGAGGCGATCTACACGCTGTCGGCTCAGCTCGGTCTACCTAAACAGATCATCCGCAGCTTCTTCAACAGTCAAGACCACGGACAGAAACAAGAGCAAGATAAGCATTGGTACCACAGCCAGACCCGAAAACACAGCCACATAAATGTAGAAACAAACACGTCCCAGGTAGAGAGAACTACAGAGgataaagaagaggaggaagacgaggaggaggaggaggaaggtggtGGACCACAAGGGAATACCGAAACAGAGCAAAAACAGGAAGAGAGGCAAATCCAGAAGGATGACACAAGTGAAATGATCATTTTAAAGGAGTTGGATGTTGGTACTCAAACCATTCAACCTCTGAAAGAAGAGCAGGAGAGCTACATCTAA
- the satb1a gene encoding DNA-binding protein SATB1a isoform X3, with amino-acid sequence MDPLCNGTKKTEGSDPLVEPRPPPAKLARLEQDGAGPSAQERSKQGSPGAKKTCLVQKPPTVRPQSKSWHSRGSLLPVFCVVEHRESPLEGVRREDHAEFVLIKRDLLFNQLIEMALLTLGYSHSSAAQAKGLIQVGRWNPVPLSCVTDAPDATVADMLQDIYHVITLKIQLHSCPKLEDLPAEQWSHSTVRNALKELLKEMNQSSLAKECPLSQSMISSIVNSTYYANVSAAKCHEFGRWYKHFKKTKFFKASLSDIDSFSDHSSHVPLTQQPITSSPTEQTSTLVFPRGGVASICSRSSLALRPSGMVTQPLNPQMVSQQLVMAQFLNQQSFVSHMLAGQFLPPSPQQYLNHPPVGRPPAKVFPKVSEVPQGPQQAQCGPVGGISAMAQSQTGSVSFVGPTDVPSDIYQCVREELKRAGISQAIFARVAFNRTQGLLSEILRKEEDPKHASQSLLVNLRAMYGFLQLPEAERERIYQEEKERSLTGFTPNCSNTPPRSTQARLSPVTGDRMLRVDNGALSVSSAIYEEIQHEMKRAKVSQAMFAKVAVSKSQGWLCELLHWKEDPSPENRTLWENLCTIRQFLNLPQSERDAIYEQESTNNSAQQHCTERLALFTNDNTLYQRISPLSQPHHLQPHQTSQPEAGPHLSPRQPCATSPADSEAGGNWGHLRVCLQGRGSLGEREDTKDWFEGGGGDRASFGEDQGCTARINGTEKDEQLRNGNMGKEGINEISEDRKECRVKEKLSMNRFSLKGEDRVRAGVPSDVGNETESGPRVQGVGLKVSHEAMGILQSFIQDVGLNPDEEAIYTLSAQLGLPKQIIRSFFNSQDHGQKQEQDKHWYHSQTRKHSHINVETNTSQVERTTEDKEEEEDEEEEEEGGGPQGNTETEQKQEERQIQKDDTSEMIILKELDVGTQTIQPLKEEQESYI; translated from the exons ATGGACCCACTGTGCAATGGAACCAAGAAAACTGAGGGCAGCGATCCACTTGTAGAACCCAGACCCCCTCCTGCCAAGCTGGCTCGTCTGGAACAAGACGGCGCGGGACCCTCAGCCCAGGAGAGAAGCAAACAAGGGAGTCCGGGGGCCAAAAAAACCTGCCTGGTGCAGAAACCCCCCACAGTGAGGCCACAGAGCAAGAGCTGGCACAGCAGAG GGAGCCTGCTGCCAGTGTTCTGTGTGGTGGAGCACAGGGAGAGCCCTCTGGAGGGAGTCCGGCGAGAGGACCATGCAGAGTTTGTGTTGATCAAGCGAGATCTGCTCTTCAACCAGCTGATAGAGATGGCCCTGCTGACCCTGGGGTATTCTCACAGTTCTGCTGCACAGGCCAAag GTCTGATCCAGGTGGGCAGGTGGAACCCCGTACCTCTGTCCTGTGTTACAGATGCTCCTGACGCCACAGTAGCTGACATGCTGCAGGACATATACCATGTAATCACTCTAAAAATACAACTGCACAG TTGTCCTAAATTGGAGGACCTGCCAGCTGAGCAGTGGAGTCACTCCACAGTGAGAAATGCACTAAAGGAGCTTCTCAAGGAAATGAACCAGAGCTCCCTGGCCAAGGAGTGTCCGCTTTCACAG AGTATGATATCATCTATTGTAAATAGCACTTACTATGCAAATGTCTCAGCTGCCAAGTGTCATGAGTTTGGTCGGTGGTACAAGCACTTCAAAAAGACCAAATTCTTCAAGG CCTCTCTGTCAGATATCGACAGCTTCTCTGACCATTCCTCACACGTTCCTCTCACCCAGCAGCCAATCACAAGTAGCCCAACTGAGCAGACCTCCACCCTTGTGTTTCCCCGTGGAGGAGTAGCCAGTATCTGCAGTCGTTCTTCCCTCGCTCTCCGTCCGTCGGGGATGGTAACCCAACCACTCAACCCCCAGATGGTCAGCCAGCAGCTGGTTATGGCCCAGTTTCTGAACCAGCAGTCTTTTGTTAGCCACATGCTAGCTGGCCAGTTCCTCCCTCCATCCCCACAGCAGTATCTCAACCACCCGCCTGTGGGGAGGCCTCCTGCTAAGGTGTTCCCCAAGGTGTCTGAGGTGCCCCAAGGGCCGCAGCAGGCCCAGTGTGGCCCAGTGGGAGGCATCTCAGCTATGGCACAAAGCCAGACAGGGTCGGTGTCGTTTGTGGGTCCCACAGATGTGCCAAGTGATATCTACCAGTGTGTGAGGGAGGAACTGAAGAGAGCCGGAATCTCCCAAGCCATCTTTGCTCGTGTGGCCTTCAACAGGACTCAG GGTCTTCTCTCTGAGATCCTGCGTAAGGAAGAAGACCCTAAGCACGCCTCTCAGTCTCTGCTGGTCAACCTGCGAGCCATGTACGGCTTTCTGCAGCTGCCTGAGGCTGAGAGAGAACGCATCTACCAGGAAGAGAAAGAACGGAGCCTGACGGGATTCACACCCAACTGCAGCAACACGCCACCGAGATCAACCCAG GCAAGATTGTCTCCGGTTACAGGAGACAGGATGTTGAGGGTGGACAACGGCGCCCTCAGTGTCAGCTCTGCGATCTATGAGGAGATTCAGCATGAGATGAAGCGGGCCAAGGTGTCCCAGGCCATGTTTGCAAAAGTGGCAGTTTCCAAGAGCCAG GGCTGGCTGTGTGAGCTGCTGCACTGGAAAGAAGATCCAAGTCCAGAGAACCGGACTCTGTGGGAGAACCTGTGCACGATTCGTCAGTTCCTCAACCTGCCCCAGTCGGAACGGGACGCCATTTATGAACAGGAAAGCACCAACAACTCTGCACAGCAGCACTGCACCGAGAGGCTGGCTCTGTTCACTAATGATAATACGCTG TACCAACGAATCTCTCCACTGTCACAGCCACATCACCTTCAACCTCACCAAACTTCGCAGCCAGAGGCGGGACCTCACTTGTCTCCACGGCAACCATGCGCCACATCACCAGCAGACAGTGAAGCTGGGGGTAACTGGGGACACTTGAGAGTGTGTTTGCAGGGCAGAGGTAGCCTCGGTGAGAGAGAGGACACTAAGGATTGGTttgaagggggaggaggagacaggGCCAGCTTTGGAGAGGACCAAGGTTGCACCGCAAGAATAAATGGCACAGAAAAAGATGAGCAGCTAAGAAATGGAAATATGGGTAAGGAAGGCATAAATGAGATCAGTGAAGATAGAAAAGAATGCAGGGTCAAGGAGAAGCTCTCCATGAACAGGTTCAGCTTAAAGGGTGAGGACAGAGTTAGAGCTGGGGTTCCTTCTGATGTAGGTAATGAAACTGAAAGTGGACCAAGGGTCCAGGGTGTGGGCTTAAAAGTGTCTCATGAAGCAATGGGAATCCTGCAGAGCTTCATCCAGGATGTGGGCCTCAACCCGGACGAGGAGGCGATCTACACGCTGTCGGCTCAGCTCGGTCTACCTAAACAGATCATCCGCAGCTTCTTCAACAGTCAAGACCACGGACAGAAACAAGAGCAAGATAAGCATTGGTACCACAGCCAGACCCGAAAACACAGCCACATAAATGTAGAAACAAACACGTCCCAGGTAGAGAGAACTACAGAGgataaagaagaggaggaagacgaggaggaggaggaggaaggtggtGGACCACAAGGGAATACCGAAACAGAGCAAAAACAGGAAGAGAGGCAAATCCAGAAGGATGACACAAGTGAAATGATCATTTTAAAGGAGTTGGATGTTGGTACTCAAACCATTCAACCTCTGAAAGAAGAGCAGGAGAGCTACATCTAA